A single Caretta caretta isolate rCarCar2 chromosome 2, rCarCar1.hap1, whole genome shotgun sequence DNA region contains:
- the LOC142070743 gene encoding uncharacterized protein LOC142070743 isoform X1: protein MPEDFADREDEEEEDELEESTQHPILPDSQDLFITLTEIPSQPNQAREGTSAAANVSSLPPPSQRLPQIRRRKKRTCDEMFSELMQSSGTDRAQQNVWRDTIPEYRKVADECEERWLQEDQRRHDATLGLLRDQTDMLWRLVEVHERQQDHRLPLQLLFNRPSSSPSSIASSPRRQRTRGRRLWAPNHSTPVDSPSNRRLSFNKF from the exons atgcctgaggattttgcagacagggaagatgaggaggaggaggacgagcttgaggagagcacacagcaccccattctccccgacagccaggatctttttatcaccctgactgaaataccctcccaacccaaccaagccagagaagggacctctg cagctgcaaatgtttcaagcctccctcctccatcccaaaggctaccTCAGATAAGGCGACGAAAAAAACGCacgtgcgatgaaatgttctctgagctcatgcagtcatccggcactgacagagctcagcagaatgtgtggagggacacaataccagagtacaggaaagtggccgatgaatgtgaggagagatggctgcaggaagatcagaggaggcatgatgcaacgctggggctactgcgggatcaaacggacatgctctggcgtctggtggaggttcatgaacggcagcaggatcacagactgccactgcagctcctgtttaaccgcccttcctcctccccaagttccatagcctcctcacccagacgccaaAGAACGcggggcaggaggctctgggcacccaaccactccaccccagtggacagcccaagcaacagaaggctgtcattcaacaagttttga
- the LOC142070743 gene encoding uncharacterized protein LOC142070743 isoform X2, whose amino-acid sequence MPEDFADREDEEEEDELEESTQHPILPDSQDLFITLTEIPSQPNQAREGTSAANVSSLPPPSQRLPQIRRRKKRTCDEMFSELMQSSGTDRAQQNVWRDTIPEYRKVADECEERWLQEDQRRHDATLGLLRDQTDMLWRLVEVHERQQDHRLPLQLLFNRPSSSPSSIASSPRRQRTRGRRLWAPNHSTPVDSPSNRRLSFNKF is encoded by the exons atgcctgaggattttgcagacagggaagatgaggaggaggaggacgagcttgaggagagcacacagcaccccattctccccgacagccaggatctttttatcaccctgactgaaataccctcccaacccaaccaagccagagaagggacctctg ctgcaaatgtttcaagcctccctcctccatcccaaaggctaccTCAGATAAGGCGACGAAAAAAACGCacgtgcgatgaaatgttctctgagctcatgcagtcatccggcactgacagagctcagcagaatgtgtggagggacacaataccagagtacaggaaagtggccgatgaatgtgaggagagatggctgcaggaagatcagaggaggcatgatgcaacgctggggctactgcgggatcaaacggacatgctctggcgtctggtggaggttcatgaacggcagcaggatcacagactgccactgcagctcctgtttaaccgcccttcctcctccccaagttccatagcctcctcacccagacgccaaAGAACGcggggcaggaggctctgggcacccaaccactccaccccagtggacagcccaagcaacagaaggctgtcattcaacaagttttga
- the LOC142070743 gene encoding uncharacterized protein LOC142070743 isoform X3 has protein sequence MSNSRSRIKSIAAANVSSLPPPSQRLPQIRRRKKRTCDEMFSELMQSSGTDRAQQNVWRDTIPEYRKVADECEERWLQEDQRRHDATLGLLRDQTDMLWRLVEVHERQQDHRLPLQLLFNRPSSSPSSIASSPRRQRTRGRRLWAPNHSTPVDSPSNRRLSFNKF, from the coding sequence cagctgcaaatgtttcaagcctccctcctccatcccaaaggctaccTCAGATAAGGCGACGAAAAAAACGCacgtgcgatgaaatgttctctgagctcatgcagtcatccggcactgacagagctcagcagaatgtgtggagggacacaataccagagtacaggaaagtggccgatgaatgtgaggagagatggctgcaggaagatcagaggaggcatgatgcaacgctggggctactgcgggatcaaacggacatgctctggcgtctggtggaggttcatgaacggcagcaggatcacagactgccactgcagctcctgtttaaccgcccttcctcctccccaagttccatagcctcctcacccagacgccaaAGAACGcggggcaggaggctctgggcacccaaccactccaccccagtggacagcccaagcaacagaaggctgtcattcaacaagttttga